A region of Selenomonadales bacterium 4137-cl DNA encodes the following proteins:
- the yihA gene encoding ribosome biogenesis GTP-binding protein YihA/YsxC — protein sequence MSAATPAPNVVGARYLASAVRADQYPEGDFAEVAFIGRSNVGKSSLINSLCRHGGLARTSATPGKTQTINFYSVALKYSEEERRQFLLVDLPGYGYARTGRAVRRQWTKFIDEYLAASPRLKLICQLIDSRHPPMDSDKEAFRRLAELGRPVQVVATKTDKLSRQAARKSVAVIRDELALPGDAAVIGYSAADGTGRSELLDVISHILLE from the coding sequence ATGAGCGCCGCGACGCCGGCGCCGAACGTGGTGGGCGCCCGTTATCTGGCGTCCGCCGTCCGGGCCGACCAGTACCCGGAGGGCGATTTCGCGGAGGTGGCTTTCATCGGCCGCTCGAACGTGGGCAAGTCGTCGCTGATCAATTCGCTTTGTCGCCACGGCGGCCTGGCCCGCACCAGCGCCACTCCCGGCAAGACGCAGACGATCAATTTCTATTCGGTGGCGCTGAAATACAGCGAGGAGGAACGGCGTCAGTTCCTGCTGGTCGATCTGCCGGGCTACGGTTATGCCCGCACCGGCCGGGCGGTGCGCCGCCAGTGGACGAAGTTCATCGATGAGTATCTGGCCGCGTCGCCGCGCCTGAAGCTGATATGCCAGCTGATCGACAGCCGCCACCCGCCGATGGACAGCGACAAGGAGGCGTTTAGGCGGCTGGCCGAGCTCGGCCGGCCGGTGCAGGTGGTGGCCACGAAGACGGATAAGCTCTCCCGCCAGGCGGCGAGGAAGAGTGTGGCGGTCATCCGCGACGAGCTGGCGCTGCCGGGGGACGCGGCCGTGATCGGTTATTCGGCGGCGGACGGGACGGGGCGGAGCGAGCTGCTTGACGTAATTAGCCATATTTTGCTAGAATGA
- a CDS encoding 2-oxoacid:acceptor oxidoreductase family protein, whose translation MAKVVKIALAGEGGQGVQSIAEILAEAANEEGKNALYIPNFGVEQRGGVSIAFVQISDGAIGAPKFVEADILIPLSPRAVKRTKMHAGKDTVYIYDNSLVQEAEVNDNIVGMQYFDVTPPCPTADAANADMQQDLIAGEPKTCSFTKPGPGVDPADLPTNVKKVIACPANDLAKNELHPRVFNVIILGAIIAATDVLPMDSIKKALETKLGDKFKADPKLRDMNFKALDRGYELIKSAM comes from the coding sequence ATGGCAAAAGTCGTGAAAATAGCCCTGGCCGGTGAAGGCGGGCAAGGCGTTCAGTCGATTGCCGAGATTTTGGCCGAGGCGGCCAACGAGGAAGGCAAAAACGCCCTGTATATCCCCAACTTCGGCGTGGAGCAGCGGGGCGGCGTTTCGATCGCTTTCGTGCAGATTTCCGACGGCGCGATCGGCGCCCCCAAGTTCGTCGAGGCTGATATCCTCATCCCGCTGAGCCCGCGCGCCGTGAAGCGGACCAAGATGCACGCCGGCAAGGATACGGTGTATATTTACGATAATTCCCTCGTCCAGGAGGCCGAGGTGAATGACAATATCGTGGGTATGCAGTATTTTGACGTGACCCCGCCCTGCCCGACGGCGGACGCGGCCAACGCCGACATGCAGCAGGACCTGATCGCCGGCGAGCCCAAGACCTGTTCGTTTACCAAGCCCGGGCCCGGCGTCGATCCGGCCGATCTCCCGACCAACGTCAAGAAGGTCATCGCCTGCCCCGCCAACGACCTGGCCAAAAACGAACTGCATCCGCGGGTTTTCAACGTTATTATCCTTGGCGCGATCATCGCCGCCACGGATGTGTTGCCGATGGACAGCATCAAAAAGGCGCTGGAAACCAAGCTCGGCGATAAGTTTAAGGCCGATCCCAAGCTGCGCGACATGAACTTCAAGGCGCTCGACCGCGGCTACGAACTCATCAAGAGCGCGATGTAA
- a CDS encoding AsnC family transcriptional regulator: MLNDFDKRLLNIIQSDIPLVSRPFAALAERLGADEGTVIDRLRFLRDNGFIRRIGPFFDSGRLGYVSTLVALAVEPDALPAVAAAVNAYPGVTHNYEREGKYNLWFALLSPHMAAQERVLAEVAGLPGIKRLLNLPATKKFKVNVRFTLE; the protein is encoded by the coding sequence ATGCTTAACGATTTTGACAAGCGGTTGCTGAATATCATCCAGAGCGACATTCCGCTGGTTTCCCGGCCATTCGCGGCGCTGGCCGAGCGCCTCGGCGCCGACGAGGGGACGGTCATCGACCGGCTGCGGTTTTTGCGCGACAACGGATTTATCCGCCGCATCGGCCCGTTTTTCGATTCGGGGCGCCTGGGGTATGTGAGTACGCTGGTGGCGCTGGCGGTCGAGCCGGACGCGCTGCCGGCGGTGGCCGCGGCGGTGAACGCTTATCCAGGCGTGACTCATAATTATGAGCGCGAGGGGAAGTACAATCTGTGGTTCGCGCTCCTCAGCCCGCACATGGCTGCCCAGGAGCGGGTGCTGGCCGAGGTGGCCGGGCTGCCGGGCATAAAGCGGTTGCTTAATTTGCCGGCGACGAAGAAGTTCAAGGTTAACGTGCGTTTTACGCTGGAGTAG
- a CDS encoding AsnC family transcriptional regulator, with amino-acid sequence MLDDLDRKIIAALQDDLPLVPEPYKAVAERLGIGEAELLARLAGYRERGEMRRMGAVLRHREIGYAANALCAWQVPADRLDEVAAKMTASAAVTHCYARVPRDGWPYNFYIMLHGHTRAECSRLAAELAAELGLGEFVMLFSTKEWKKTSMRYFGEGER; translated from the coding sequence ATGCTGGACGATCTTGACAGGAAGATAATCGCCGCGTTGCAGGACGATCTGCCGCTGGTGCCTGAGCCGTACAAGGCGGTGGCCGAGCGCCTGGGTATCGGCGAGGCGGAGCTGCTGGCGAGGCTGGCGGGCTACCGGGAAAGGGGCGAGATGCGGCGGATGGGGGCGGTGCTGCGGCACCGCGAGATCGGGTACGCCGCCAACGCGCTGTGCGCCTGGCAGGTGCCCGCGGACAGGCTCGACGAGGTGGCGGCGAAGATGACCGCCAGCGCGGCGGTGACGCATTGCTACGCCCGCGTGCCGCGGGACGGCTGGCCCTATAATTTCTATATCATGCTTCACGGCCACACCCGCGCGGAATGTTCCCGGCTGGCGGCCGAGCTGGCGGCCGAGCTCGGTTTGGGGGAGTTCGTCATGCTGTTTTCGACCAAGGAATGGAAGAAGACGAGCATGCGTTATTTCGGGGAGGGTGAGAGATGA
- a CDS encoding thiamine pyrophosphate-dependent enzyme, with translation MQELKENNVLQPAMPECWNEETKPHKFCPGCGHGIILKALGEVIDELDIKDKIVFGCDIGCSLLSWDFFACDSVQTHHGRTTPVITGMKRANTDIVGIAYMGDGGGYAIGSQHLFNAAVRGEKITIILCNNCNYGMTGGQMAPTTLPGMKTETSPYGRDVEQTGYPTKGPEMVAAVAPEGAYVARGTIANVRQLKGFIKKALENQIAGNGISFVECLSSCPTNWRTNAKQTWEFVEKDMAQYFKVGELRTPQAKEGK, from the coding sequence ATGCAAGAGTTGAAAGAGAACAATGTTCTTCAGCCGGCTATGCCCGAGTGCTGGAATGAAGAGACCAAGCCGCATAAATTCTGTCCCGGCTGCGGCCACGGGATCATTCTCAAGGCGCTGGGCGAGGTTATCGACGAGCTGGATATCAAGGATAAGATCGTGTTTGGCTGCGATATCGGCTGTTCGCTCTTGTCGTGGGATTTCTTCGCCTGCGACAGCGTACAGACCCACCACGGCCGCACGACGCCGGTTATCACCGGCATGAAGCGCGCCAACACCGATATTGTCGGGATCGCTTACATGGGCGACGGCGGCGGCTACGCCATCGGCTCCCAGCATCTTTTCAACGCCGCGGTGCGGGGCGAGAAGATCACCATCATCCTGTGCAACAACTGTAACTACGGCATGACGGGCGGCCAGATGGCGCCGACCACCCTGCCCGGTATGAAGACCGAGACTTCGCCCTACGGCCGCGACGTGGAGCAGACCGGCTACCCGACCAAGGGCCCGGAAATGGTGGCCGCCGTGGCTCCCGAGGGCGCGTACGTGGCCCGCGGCACGATCGCCAACGTCCGTCAGCTGAAAGGCTTCATCAAGAAGGCGCTGGAGAACCAGATCGCCGGCAACGGCATTTCGTTCGTGGAGTGCCTGTCTTCCTGCCCGACGAACTGGCGCACTAACGCCAAGCAGACGTGGGAGTTCGTGGAAAAAGACATGGCTCAGTATTTCAAGGTCGGAGAACTCAGGACCCCGCAGGCGAAGGAGGGCAAATAA
- a CDS encoding 4Fe-4S binding protein produces the protein MAKVNWESAVYESNKGMWAVFPGMCKGCGLCIEKCPVKCISWSEGLGVYGTPRVEADMEKCIVCGICQMVCPDCAIRVEKKK, from the coding sequence GTGGCTAAAGTTAACTGGGAATCGGCTGTTTACGAAAGCAACAAAGGCATGTGGGCGGTGTTCCCCGGGATGTGCAAGGGCTGCGGCCTGTGCATCGAGAAGTGCCCGGTGAAGTGCATCAGTTGGTCTGAGGGACTCGGCGTGTACGGCACGCCCCGCGTGGAAGCGGATATGGAAAAGTGCATCGTCTGCGGCATTTGCCAGATGGTTTGCCCCGACTGCGCGATCCGGGTCGAAAAGAAGAAATAA
- a CDS encoding transketolase C-terminal domain-containing protein, which translates to MAEVSLQGEQRVFMTGNEVVAWAAVAAKVDIMYGYPITPQNEIMHYWTRLAPKYGKRFLQTEDEISAGFTMLGGVMTGRKSFTATAGPGNVLMQESAVMAEMMRLPAVYVIQQRGGPSTATVIYAQQELTLTCFGGNGEGHRIVYSTATHQELFDYTLKAFNAAWTYRFPTFVLGDGYQAKMREPLTIYDAESKGVKLVPTEPMVGEFKPGKQFRHLRNTYNTEEELYEVVMANQRDWDAMAPKVVEWFEKDCQDADVVFVCHGVVSRAAMGAIDELRAQGKKVGLFRPITVRPFPEKQLADAVKNAKKVVVAESAYGQLLKMVQVAVCGGKAEIVPMLRPGIGITTEELVEEYNKL; encoded by the coding sequence ATGGCCGAAGTTTCACTGCAAGGTGAACAGAGAGTGTTTATGACGGGCAACGAGGTTGTTGCCTGGGCTGCCGTGGCAGCGAAGGTCGACATCATGTACGGGTATCCTATTACGCCCCAGAACGAGATCATGCATTACTGGACAAGGCTGGCGCCCAAATACGGCAAGCGTTTTCTCCAGACTGAGGACGAGATTTCCGCCGGCTTTACGATGCTTGGCGGCGTCATGACCGGCCGCAAGTCGTTTACCGCGACCGCCGGCCCGGGCAACGTGCTGATGCAGGAGTCCGCGGTGATGGCCGAGATGATGCGCCTGCCGGCGGTGTACGTGATCCAGCAGCGGGGCGGCCCGTCGACGGCTACCGTTATCTATGCGCAGCAGGAGCTGACGCTGACCTGTTTCGGCGGCAATGGCGAAGGCCACCGCATCGTTTATTCGACGGCGACTCACCAGGAGTTGTTCGATTATACGCTCAAGGCTTTCAATGCCGCCTGGACTTACCGTTTCCCCACTTTCGTGCTCGGCGACGGTTATCAGGCCAAGATGCGCGAGCCGCTGACGATTTACGACGCCGAGTCCAAGGGCGTCAAGCTTGTCCCGACCGAGCCGATGGTCGGCGAGTTCAAGCCCGGCAAACAGTTCAGGCATCTGCGCAACACCTACAACACCGAGGAGGAACTTTACGAGGTCGTAATGGCCAACCAGCGCGACTGGGACGCCATGGCTCCCAAGGTTGTCGAGTGGTTTGAGAAGGATTGCCAGGACGCCGACGTGGTGTTCGTCTGCCACGGCGTTGTTTCCCGCGCCGCCATGGGCGCCATCGACGAGCTCAGGGCCCAGGGCAAAAAGGTCGGTCTCTTCCGCCCCATTACCGTTCGCCCCTTCCCGGAGAAGCAGCTCGCCGACGCGGTCAAGAACGCCAAGAAGGTGGTTGTGGCCGAGTCCGCCTACGGCCAGCTTTTGAAAATGGTGCAGGTCGCCGTTTGCGGCGGCAAGGCCGAGATCGTCCCGATGCTCCGTCCGGGGATCGGCATCACCACCGAAGAACTCGTGGAAGAATACAACAAACTGTAA
- a CDS encoding phosphate butyryltransferase, translating into MIRKFDELLAAARSLPPRRVAVAAAHDDAVLAAVRDAREQGIAEFVLVGDQARLSSLAGTVGVNLADVEVIHEPDVRQAARRAAAMVGSGQADMLMKGLIGTGDFLRALLDKEAGLRTGSLLSHVFVLELAGWDRLLFLTDAAMNVSPSLADKAVIIGNAVALAGSLGVDPVRVAVLAAVETVEDGMPATLEAAALAKMAERGQIKGAIVDGPLALDNAISEEAARHKGIVSPVAGRADVLVVPDIEAGNMLGKSMVYFARARIAGLLMGAAKPVVVTSRADSAESKMLSIALGVVSAK; encoded by the coding sequence ATGATCAGGAAGTTCGACGAGTTGTTGGCTGCGGCCCGCAGCCTGCCGCCCCGCCGGGTGGCGGTGGCGGCGGCGCATGACGACGCGGTGCTGGCGGCGGTGCGGGACGCACGGGAGCAGGGCATCGCCGAGTTCGTGCTGGTCGGCGACCAGGCCAGGCTGAGTTCGCTGGCAGGCACGGTCGGGGTTAACCTCGCCGATGTGGAGGTGATCCACGAGCCCGACGTCCGCCAGGCGGCGCGGCGGGCGGCGGCGATGGTGGGCAGCGGCCAGGCGGATATGCTGATGAAGGGGCTGATCGGCACAGGCGACTTTCTGCGCGCGCTGCTGGACAAGGAGGCGGGTTTGCGCACCGGTTCGCTTCTCAGCCATGTGTTCGTCCTTGAGCTGGCCGGCTGGGACCGGCTGCTGTTCTTGACCGACGCGGCGATGAATGTCAGCCCTTCGTTGGCCGACAAGGCGGTCATCATCGGCAACGCCGTCGCTTTGGCGGGTTCTCTGGGGGTTGACCCGGTGAGGGTGGCCGTGCTGGCGGCGGTGGAGACGGTGGAGGACGGCATGCCGGCGACGCTGGAGGCGGCTGCGCTGGCGAAGATGGCCGAACGGGGCCAGATCAAGGGAGCGATCGTCGACGGCCCGCTGGCGCTCGACAACGCGATCAGCGAGGAGGCGGCCCGCCACAAGGGGATCGTGAGCCCGGTGGCCGGCAGAGCCGATGTCCTGGTGGTGCCCGATATCGAAGCCGGCAACATGCTCGGCAAGTCGATGGTTTATTTTGCCCGCGCCCGTATCGCCGGGCTGCTTATGGGGGCGGCCAAACCGGTGGTCGTAACTTCACGGGCCGACAGCGCCGAATCGAAGATGCTGTCGATCGCTCTGGGGGTTGTGTCGGCGAAGTGA
- the lonB gene encoding ATP-dependent protease LonB, whose product MDYAVNIITVIQFFFAVVIGMYFWNLLRSQQGNRVAVERESKKEMEKLQRLREISLTEPLAEKTRPASFGEIVGQAEGLKALRAALCGPNPQHVIMYGPPGVGKTAAARLVLEEAKRNSLSPFGAAAKFIEMDATTARFDERGIADPLIGTVHDPIYQGAGPLGIAGIPQPKPGAVTKAHGGLLFIDEIGELHHIQMNKLLKVLEDRKVFLESSYYSTEDTNIPSHIHDIFQNGLPADFRLIGATTRMPQDIPPAIRSRCVEIFFRPLLADEVSLIARNAVRKVDLTIEDEAVEVIKRYANNGREAVNIVQIVAGVALNDGKRNIAAADVEWVVNFGQYSPQPDRKIGPKPQVGFANGLAVYGANVGTLMEIEVSVVPNPLGNGKLTVTGVVDEEEIGVPGRTMRRKSMAKGSLDNVLTVLWSRFGIDYHKYDIHVNFPGGGPVDGPSAGVTAATAIYSAVNNIPIDNTVAMTGEISIRGLVKPVGGVSAKIAAAKQAGARRVIIPKENWQELYKTIGVEVVAAETIDEVLKNALVKVGDLCRLEVLTPKHDYLTAAGLKM is encoded by the coding sequence GTGGACTACGCCGTCAATATTATCACCGTGATCCAGTTTTTCTTCGCCGTCGTGATTGGCATGTACTTCTGGAATCTCCTCCGCTCCCAGCAGGGTAACAGGGTAGCCGTGGAGCGGGAATCTAAGAAGGAGATGGAGAAGCTGCAGCGTCTCAGGGAGATTTCGCTGACCGAGCCGCTGGCGGAGAAGACCAGGCCGGCCAGCTTCGGCGAGATCGTCGGCCAGGCGGAGGGGCTGAAGGCGCTCCGCGCGGCTTTATGCGGGCCAAATCCCCAGCATGTGATCATGTACGGTCCGCCTGGCGTGGGCAAGACGGCGGCGGCCAGGCTGGTGCTGGAGGAGGCCAAACGAAATTCGCTGTCGCCGTTCGGCGCAGCCGCCAAGTTCATCGAGATGGACGCGACGACAGCCCGCTTCGACGAGCGTGGTATCGCCGATCCGCTGATCGGCACGGTGCACGATCCCATTTATCAGGGGGCGGGGCCGCTCGGCATCGCCGGCATTCCCCAGCCCAAGCCCGGGGCGGTTACCAAGGCTCACGGCGGTCTGCTGTTCATCGATGAGATCGGCGAGTTGCACCACATTCAGATGAACAAGCTGCTGAAGGTGCTGGAAGATCGCAAGGTTTTTCTGGAGAGTTCTTATTACAGCACCGAGGATACCAATATTCCGTCCCATATCCACGATATCTTCCAGAACGGCCTGCCGGCCGACTTCCGCCTCATCGGCGCGACTACCCGCATGCCTCAGGATATTCCGCCCGCCATCCGGTCGCGGTGTGTGGAGATTTTCTTCCGACCGCTGCTGGCGGACGAGGTCTCCCTGATCGCCCGCAACGCCGTCCGGAAGGTGGATCTGACGATCGAGGACGAAGCGGTGGAGGTCATCAAACGGTATGCCAACAACGGCCGCGAGGCGGTCAACATCGTGCAGATCGTGGCCGGCGTGGCCTTGAACGACGGCAAGCGGAACATTGCCGCCGCCGATGTGGAGTGGGTGGTGAATTTCGGCCAGTACAGCCCCCAGCCGGATCGGAAGATCGGCCCCAAGCCCCAGGTGGGGTTCGCCAACGGCCTGGCGGTATACGGCGCGAACGTCGGCACGCTGATGGAGATCGAGGTGTCGGTGGTGCCGAACCCGCTCGGGAACGGCAAGTTGACGGTGACGGGGGTGGTGGACGAGGAGGAGATCGGCGTGCCCGGCCGGACGATGCGCCGCAAGAGTATGGCCAAGGGGTCGCTGGATAATGTACTTACCGTGTTGTGGAGCCGGTTCGGGATCGACTACCACAAGTACGACATCCACGTCAATTTCCCCGGCGGCGGTCCGGTGGACGGCCCTTCGGCCGGGGTGACGGCGGCTACGGCCATCTATTCGGCGGTGAACAATATCCCTATCGACAACACGGTGGCGATGACGGGCGAGATTTCGATCCGTGGCCTGGTCAAGCCGGTGGGCGGGGTGAGCGCGAAGATCGCCGCCGCCAAGCAGGCGGGGGCGCGGCGGGTCATTATCCCGAAGGAGAACTGGCAGGAGCTGTATAAGACGATCGGGGTCGAGGTGGTGGCGGCGGAGACGATCGACGAGGTGCTCAAGAACGCGCTGGTGAAGGTGGGCGATCTCTGCCGGCTGGAGGTGCTGACGCCGAAGCACGATTATCTCACCGCTGCGGGGCTGAAGATGTAA
- a CDS encoding polyprenyl synthetase family protein translates to MKQHAIFELAKTELASVEQELASIIRSRVDLVSDIGGHLLRAGGKRLRPALYILCAKCGSQVPAGLVPVAAAIELIHMATLVHDDVIDSAATRRGLATANARWGNHVTVLAGDYLFAKAFSLIAVHGGARALQILTETICSICEGEISQARDLFNPRQSMEDYLTRIDNKTACFIAASCELGAMTAGLTTADAEALRLYGYAIGMAFQITDDLLDVTASSEQIGKPAGNDLRQGVLTLPVLYALQHSPQAGELRRIIEARDMTDANVQKGIAVVHTTDAVEYCYGRVSDYLTTARRALPASLPAEVYKSLWDIADFVGLRKY, encoded by the coding sequence GTGAAACAACACGCCATTTTTGAACTGGCAAAGACCGAACTAGCATCTGTTGAACAGGAACTGGCTTCTATAATCCGTTCCCGGGTAGATCTTGTATCCGATATCGGCGGTCATTTGCTCAGGGCGGGCGGCAAACGTCTGCGGCCCGCCCTGTATATACTTTGCGCCAAGTGCGGTTCGCAGGTCCCTGCGGGACTGGTGCCGGTGGCGGCCGCCATCGAGCTCATCCATATGGCGACGCTGGTGCATGACGACGTTATCGATAGCGCGGCGACGAGAAGGGGGCTGGCTACCGCCAACGCCCGTTGGGGAAACCACGTGACCGTGCTGGCGGGGGATTATCTGTTTGCCAAGGCTTTCTCCCTCATTGCCGTACATGGCGGCGCTCGCGCCCTGCAGATTCTGACTGAGACGATCTGCTCCATCTGCGAAGGGGAGATCAGCCAGGCCAGGGATTTGTTCAACCCCCGGCAATCCATGGAGGATTACCTAACCCGGATCGATAATAAGACGGCCTGTTTTATCGCCGCCAGCTGCGAGCTGGGCGCGATGACCGCCGGCCTGACTACAGCCGATGCCGAAGCCCTGCGGCTGTATGGCTACGCTATCGGGATGGCTTTTCAGATTACCGACGACCTTCTCGATGTGACCGCTTCGTCGGAACAGATCGGTAAACCGGCGGGGAACGATCTCCGCCAGGGAGTCTTGACCCTGCCTGTCCTATACGCCCTGCAGCATAGCCCCCAGGCTGGGGAATTGCGCCGGATAATCGAGGCTCGCGATATGACGGACGCGAATGTGCAAAAGGGCATCGCCGTTGTGCATACGACCGATGCCGTGGAATACTGCTATGGCCGGGTGAGCGATTACCTGACGACTGCGCGCCGAGCGCTGCCTGCTTCACTGCCGGCCGAGGTGTACAAGTCGTTGTGGGACATAGCGGATTTCGTCGGACTTCGCAAATACTAG
- the lon gene encoding endopeptidase La, translated as MSKQLRKMPLLPLRGILVFPYMIIHLDVGREKSIGALEEAMVHDRQIILASQRDAQTDKPLPEDIFSIGTVAEIKQLLKLPGGTIRVLVEGLHRAEIVRYAELDPFYMAEIREYDGAEPKTPEVEALTRTAVSQFEQWVKLSKKIPPETLVSVVMVEEPGRLTDLIASHLALKIEDKQVLLDAVDVKERLERLCDILGREMEILELEKKINVRVRKQMEKTQKEYYLREQLKAIQKELGDKDDRMAEADEYRQRMKEQELPKEVAEKVTKEIERLEKMPPMVAESAVIRTYLDWLLALPWTKETTDRLDISIAEKILDEDHYGLEKVKERILEYLSIRKLTEKMKGPILCLVGPPGVGKTSLARSIARAMERKFVRVSLGGVRDEAEVRGHRRTYVGALPGRVIQGMRTAGSKNPVFLLDEIDKMSSDFRGDPSAALLEVLDPEQNNTFSDHYVEVPFDLSRVLWVVTANVMHNIPKPLLDRMETITIAGYTEEEKVQIALRYLIPKQVRDHGLTEKQIVFSEGTIQKVIRDYTREAGVRNLERNIANLCRKAARQIVQEKRTTVKITAQNLHTFLGAPKHRHNKAERNLQVGVATGLAWTEVGGDVLAVEVSTMKGKGKLTLTGQLGGVMQESAQAGFSYIRSRAEELGIEPGFYEKTDIHIHLPEGAIPKDGPSAGITMATAIASALTGRPVRNDIAMTGEITLRGRVLPVGGIKEKVLAAHRVGIKKIVMPKENKRDMDEIPVNVKRSLEFVLVEHMDEVLGAALADQ; from the coding sequence TTGTCCAAACAGCTCAGAAAGATGCCGTTACTGCCGCTCAGGGGCATTCTCGTTTTTCCATATATGATCATTCATCTCGATGTCGGCCGCGAGAAGTCAATCGGCGCGCTGGAGGAGGCGATGGTGCACGACCGGCAGATTATTCTGGCCAGCCAGCGCGACGCGCAGACCGATAAGCCGCTGCCGGAGGATATTTTCAGCATCGGCACGGTGGCGGAGATCAAGCAGCTCCTAAAGCTGCCGGGCGGCACAATCCGCGTGCTGGTGGAAGGGCTCCACCGGGCGGAGATCGTGCGTTACGCAGAGCTTGATCCGTTTTATATGGCCGAGATTCGCGAGTACGACGGGGCGGAGCCCAAGACGCCGGAGGTGGAGGCGCTCACGCGCACGGCGGTCAGCCAGTTCGAGCAGTGGGTGAAGCTGAGCAAGAAGATTCCGCCGGAGACGCTGGTGTCGGTGGTGATGGTCGAGGAGCCGGGGCGGCTGACCGATCTGATCGCCAGCCACCTGGCGCTGAAGATTGAGGATAAGCAGGTGCTGCTGGACGCGGTGGATGTGAAGGAGCGCCTGGAGAGGCTGTGCGATATCCTCGGCCGCGAGATGGAGATCCTCGAACTGGAGAAGAAGATCAATGTCCGCGTCCGTAAGCAGATGGAGAAGACCCAGAAGGAGTATTATCTGCGCGAGCAGCTTAAGGCCATCCAGAAGGAACTGGGCGATAAGGACGACCGGATGGCGGAGGCGGACGAGTACCGCCAGCGGATGAAGGAGCAGGAGCTGCCCAAGGAGGTGGCCGAGAAGGTTACCAAGGAGATCGAGCGGCTGGAGAAGATGCCGCCGATGGTGGCCGAGAGCGCCGTTATCCGCACTTATCTCGACTGGCTGCTGGCGCTGCCGTGGACAAAGGAGACGACCGACCGCCTGGATATCTCTATCGCCGAGAAGATTCTCGATGAGGATCACTACGGTCTGGAGAAGGTGAAGGAGCGGATTCTGGAGTATTTGTCGATCCGCAAGCTGACCGAGAAGATGAAGGGCCCGATCCTTTGCCTGGTAGGGCCGCCCGGCGTGGGCAAGACGTCGCTGGCCCGTTCGATCGCCCGGGCGATGGAGCGCAAGTTTGTGCGCGTGTCGCTGGGCGGGGTGCGCGACGAGGCCGAGGTCCGCGGCCACCGGCGCACGTATGTGGGGGCGCTGCCGGGGCGGGTCATCCAGGGGATGCGCACCGCGGGCTCGAAGAATCCTGTTTTCCTGCTTGACGAGATCGACAAGATGAGTTCTGATTTCCGGGGCGACCCGTCGGCCGCGCTGCTGGAGGTTCTCGACCCGGAGCAGAACAACACTTTCAGCGACCATTACGTGGAGGTGCCGTTCGACCTTTCGCGGGTGCTGTGGGTGGTGACGGCCAACGTGATGCATAATATTCCCAAGCCGCTCCTCGACCGGATGGAGACGATCACCATCGCCGGCTATACGGAGGAGGAGAAGGTCCAGATCGCCCTGCGCTATCTCATTCCCAAGCAGGTGCGCGACCACGGCCTGACCGAGAAGCAGATCGTTTTTTCCGAGGGAACCATCCAGAAGGTCATCCGCGATTATACCCGCGAGGCCGGGGTGCGCAATCTCGAACGCAATATCGCCAATCTCTGCCGCAAGGCGGCCCGCCAGATCGTGCAGGAGAAGCGGACGACAGTGAAGATCACCGCCCAGAATCTGCACACTTTCCTGGGGGCGCCCAAGCACCGCCACAACAAGGCGGAACGCAACCTCCAGGTGGGGGTGGCCACCGGCCTGGCGTGGACCGAGGTGGGCGGCGATGTGCTGGCGGTGGAGGTTTCGACGATGAAGGGCAAGGGCAAGCTGACTTTGACCGGTCAGCTTGGCGGGGTGATGCAGGAGTCGGCTCAGGCGGGCTTCAGCTATATCCGCAGCCGCGCCGAGGAGTTGGGTATCGAACCCGGTTTCTACGAGAAGACGGATATCCATATCCACCTGCCGGAGGGGGCTATCCCCAAGGACGGCCCGTCGGCCGGTATCACGATGGCGACAGCGATCGCCTCGGCCCTGACTGGCCGGCCGGTGAGGAACGATATCGCCATGACGGGCGAGATCACGCTGCGCGGCCGCGTTTTGCCGGTCGGCGGCATCAAGGAGAAGGTGCTGGCGGCCCACCGGGTGGGTATCAAGAAGATCGTCATGCCTAAGGAAAACAAGCGCGATATGGATGAGATACCGGTGAATGTGAAACGCAGCCTGGAGTTCGTTCTGGTGGAGCATATGGACGAGGTGCTCGGGGCCGCACTGGCCGACCAATGA